From the genome of Cedecea lapagei, one region includes:
- a CDS encoding YciI family protein: MLYVIYAEDIADSLEKRLSVRPAHLARLQILRDEGRLLTAGPLPAVDSNEPGAAGFTGSTVIAEFASLEEAKAWAEADPYVAAGVYSQVAVKPFKKVF; this comes from the coding sequence GTGTTGTACGTCATTTATGCCGAAGATATTGCCGACTCGCTGGAAAAACGTTTGTCCGTCCGCCCTGCACACCTTGCTCGCCTCCAGATTTTACGTGATGAAGGCCGACTGCTGACCGCGGGCCCGCTGCCGGCTGTCGACAGCAACGAGCCCGGCGCGGCAGGTTTTACCGGCTCTACGGTGATTGCTGAGTTTGCGTCGCTGGAAGAGGCGAAAGCCTGGGCAGAGGCAGATCCGTATGTCGCCGCTGGCGTTTACAGCCAGGTTGCCGTCAAGCCGTTCAAAAAAGTGTTCTGA
- a CDS encoding ShlB/FhaC/HecB family hemolysin secretion/activation protein → MRSLHKAAFLCALLYHPAGYAAPLTPADRDAVQQQQQDLLLQNQQQREEIQRSLQPRPLAQPSSSEQGPCFTIRQIDIDNTTLLSERSQSRLISPYINQCLGMEKINKLTRDISDWYISRGYITSRAFLTEQDLSAGTLHIAVLEGTLQAIRIEGTSSRQLKMAFPGLEGKILNLRDIEQGMEQINRLRTTPVQIEILPGENAGQSIVNLTATPEFPLSAALGFDNSGQKSTGTGQLTGSLTANNPLGLADKWFISGGRSSDFAKDHDAQSFQAGVSVPWGYSLVDYSYSWSDYLTTLDNKGYLWHSTGRAETHRLNLSHVLYRNGDLKTAASLGLTHRISRNYLNDAPLLSSSRKLTSLQFGLNHTQKIAGGVATLNPSFSRGVPWFGAENDNGKRGDVPKAGFRKWSVSASFQRPVTQKIWWLTSVYGQWSPDRLYGSERLTIGGESSVRGFKEQYLSGDNGGYLRNELSYSLFSLPYLGEVSLIAAVDGGWLRNDNDDRQASGTLWGASSGISVAGRYYSSQFTVGTPLHYPGDLAPDRLVIYYRLGLAI, encoded by the coding sequence ATGCGCTCTCTCCATAAAGCCGCCTTTTTGTGCGCGCTACTCTATCACCCTGCGGGCTATGCAGCTCCACTTACGCCTGCCGACAGGGATGCGGTGCAGCAGCAACAGCAGGACTTGTTGTTACAGAACCAGCAGCAGAGGGAGGAGATCCAGCGGAGTCTGCAGCCACGCCCTTTAGCGCAGCCATCGAGTTCTGAGCAAGGTCCCTGCTTCACTATCCGCCAGATCGACATCGATAATACAACGCTGCTTTCTGAGCGTAGCCAGAGCAGGTTAATCTCTCCTTATATCAATCAATGTCTCGGTATGGAGAAGATCAATAAGCTGACCCGCGATATTTCTGACTGGTATATCAGCCGCGGGTATATCACCAGCCGCGCTTTTCTGACTGAACAGGATCTCTCCGCAGGCACGCTGCACATTGCCGTGCTTGAAGGAACATTGCAGGCTATCCGTATCGAGGGTACGTCATCGCGTCAGCTTAAAATGGCGTTTCCGGGGCTGGAAGGAAAAATACTCAACCTGCGCGATATTGAGCAGGGAATGGAACAAATTAACCGGCTACGGACCACGCCGGTGCAAATTGAAATATTGCCGGGAGAGAACGCGGGGCAGTCGATTGTTAATCTCACCGCAACGCCAGAGTTTCCGCTTTCCGCCGCGCTGGGGTTTGATAACAGCGGGCAAAAAAGCACCGGTACCGGGCAGCTTACCGGCTCGTTGACCGCCAATAACCCGCTAGGGCTGGCGGATAAATGGTTTATTAGCGGCGGGCGCAGCAGCGATTTTGCCAAAGACCACGATGCACAAAGTTTTCAGGCCGGAGTCAGCGTGCCATGGGGCTACAGCCTGGTCGATTACAGCTACAGCTGGAGCGACTATCTCACCACCCTGGATAACAAAGGCTATCTGTGGCATTCCACGGGACGAGCCGAAACGCATCGTCTGAATCTTTCCCACGTACTCTATCGAAACGGCGACCTGAAAACCGCCGCCTCTTTGGGCCTGACTCATCGAATCAGCCGTAACTATCTCAATGATGCGCCTCTGCTTAGCAGCAGCCGCAAGCTCACCAGCCTGCAGTTTGGCCTCAACCATACGCAGAAAATTGCCGGCGGCGTGGCGACCCTGAACCCCTCTTTTAGCCGCGGCGTGCCGTGGTTTGGCGCTGAAAACGATAACGGCAAGCGCGGCGATGTGCCAAAAGCCGGGTTCAGAAAATGGAGCGTCAGCGCCAGCTTCCAGCGGCCCGTGACGCAAAAAATCTGGTGGTTAACGAGCGTTTATGGGCAGTGGTCACCGGACCGACTTTACGGCAGCGAGCGCTTAACGATCGGTGGAGAAAGCTCGGTGCGCGGCTTTAAAGAACAATATCTTTCCGGCGACAACGGCGGCTATCTTCGCAACGAGCTGAGCTATTCCCTGTTCAGTCTCCCTTATCTTGGGGAGGTCAGCCTTATCGCTGCGGTTGATGGCGGCTGGCTGCGTAATGACAACGACGATCGGCAGGCCTCCGGGACGCTGTGGGGTGCCTCGAGCGGCATCAGCGTGGCCGGACGCTATTACTCCAGCCAGTTTACGGTTGGCACGCCACTTCACTATCCGGGCGATCTGGCCCCGGATCGCCTTGTGATTTATTACCGCCTGGGTCTGGCAATTTAA
- a CDS encoding YciY family protein produces the protein MRRSRTEVGRWRMQRQTQKRRARWLEGQSRRNMRIHAIRKCLVNQQRNSLLFAIHDRWA, from the coding sequence ATGAGACGTAGCAGAACGGAAGTCGGGCGTTGGCGGATGCAGCGCCAAACGCAAAAACGCAGGGCGCGTTGGCTGGAAGGCCAGTCCCGGCGCAATATGCGTATTCATGCCATTCGTAAGTGTCTGGTTAACCAGCAGCGCAACTCGCTGTTATTTGCCATCCACGATCGCTGGGCATAA
- a CDS encoding HI1450 family dsDNA-mimic protein: MEMDLNNRLTEDETLEQAYDIFLELAGDNLDPADIILFNLQFEERGGAELFDPAEDWQEHVDFDLNPDFFAEVVIGLAETDGGELNDIFARVLLCREKDHKLCHILWRE; encoded by the coding sequence ATGGAAATGGATCTGAACAACCGCCTGACCGAAGACGAGACTTTAGAGCAGGCGTACGACATTTTTCTCGAACTGGCGGGCGATAACCTCGACCCTGCAGATATTATTCTTTTTAATCTGCAGTTCGAGGAGCGTGGCGGCGCAGAGCTTTTCGACCCGGCTGAAGACTGGCAGGAACACGTTGATTTCGATCTGAACCCTGACTTCTTCGCAGAAGTCGTCATCGGGCTCGCCGAGACCGACGGCGGCGAGCTCAACGATATCTTTGCTCGCGTCCTGCTTTGCCGTGAGAAAGACCACAAGCTTTGCCACATTCTGTGGCGTGAGTGA
- the tonB gene encoding TonB system transport protein TonB codes for MTLDLPRRFPWPTLLSVGLHGAVVAGLLYTSVHQVIETPAPSQPISVTMVAPADLEPPQPAVVQPPPPQPVAEPEPEPEPIPEPPKEAPVVIHKPQPKPKPKPKPVKKVEQPKREVKPVEPREANPFENNAPAQPSPAPAAKPAPAAPAPSANTGPRALSRDRPQYPTRAFALRMDGSVRVKFDVDADGRVNNVEILSAQPANMFEREVKQALKKWRYESGKPGEGLIVNFKFRISGGASIE; via the coding sequence ATGACCCTGGATTTACCTCGCCGCTTTCCGTGGCCGACTCTTCTCTCTGTCGGGCTTCATGGTGCCGTTGTGGCCGGGTTGCTCTACACCTCGGTACATCAGGTTATTGAGACCCCAGCGCCATCGCAGCCGATCAGCGTCACCATGGTTGCCCCAGCAGACCTTGAACCTCCGCAGCCAGCGGTAGTTCAGCCGCCGCCGCCACAGCCGGTGGCCGAGCCAGAGCCTGAACCAGAACCGATCCCTGAGCCACCGAAAGAAGCGCCGGTGGTGATCCACAAACCGCAGCCTAAGCCAAAACCGAAACCTAAGCCGGTGAAGAAAGTCGAGCAGCCGAAGCGTGAGGTCAAACCGGTGGAGCCTCGCGAGGCGAACCCTTTTGAAAATAATGCCCCGGCTCAGCCATCGCCTGCTCCGGCAGCCAAACCGGCACCGGCCGCGCCTGCACCATCAGCCAATACCGGGCCACGTGCTCTTAGCCGTGACAGACCACAGTATCCGACGCGCGCCTTTGCGCTACGTATGGACGGCAGCGTTCGCGTGAAGTTTGACGTCGATGCCGATGGCCGCGTAAATAACGTGGAGATCCTCTCCGCTCAGCCGGCGAATATGTTTGAACGTGAGGTTAAACAGGCGCTGAAGAAATGGCGTTACGAAAGCGGCAAGCCAGGAGAGGGCCTCATCGTCAACTTCAAGTTCCGTATCAGCGGCGGCGCAAGCATAGAGTAA
- the cls gene encoding cardiolipin synthase, whose translation MTTFYTVVSWLVILGYWLLIAGVTLRILMKRRAVPSAMAWLLIIYILPLVGIIAYLSVGELHLGKRRAERARAMWPSTAKWLKDLKHCKHIFASETSEVAGSLFQLCERRQGIAGVKGNQLQLLTSSDDTMQALIRDIQLARHNIEMVFYIWQPGGMADQVAESLMAAARRGIHCRLMLDSAGSVAFFRSPWANMMRNAGIEVVEALKVNLMRVFLRRMDLRQHRKMVMIDNYIAYTGSMNMVDPRFFKQDANVGQWVDLMARMEGPVATAMGIVYSCDWEIETGKRILPPPPDENIMPFEEASGHTIHTIASGPGFPEDLIHQALLTSVYAAREYLIMTTPYFVPSDDLLHAICTAAQRGVDVSIIVPRKNDSLLVGWASRAFFTELLAAGVKIYQFEGGLLHTKSVLVDGQLSLVGTVNLDMRSLWLNFEITLVIDDEGFAGDLAAVQDDYISRSRLLDAQLWLKRPLWQRMAERLFYFFSPLL comes from the coding sequence ATGACAACCTTCTATACCGTGGTGAGCTGGCTGGTTATTCTCGGCTACTGGCTGCTCATCGCCGGCGTTACGTTGCGTATATTGATGAAACGCCGCGCTGTCCCTTCGGCGATGGCCTGGCTGCTGATCATCTATATTCTGCCGCTGGTCGGGATTATTGCCTATCTCTCCGTCGGGGAGCTGCACCTCGGTAAACGACGCGCAGAACGCGCGCGCGCCATGTGGCCTTCAACGGCAAAATGGCTTAAGGACCTGAAGCACTGCAAACATATCTTTGCCTCAGAAACCAGCGAGGTCGCCGGATCGCTGTTCCAGCTCTGCGAGCGTCGCCAGGGTATTGCAGGCGTTAAGGGCAACCAGCTCCAGCTTTTGACCAGCTCTGACGATACCATGCAGGCGCTGATCCGCGATATTCAGCTGGCGCGTCACAACATTGAGATGGTGTTCTATATCTGGCAGCCAGGCGGAATGGCCGATCAGGTTGCGGAATCGCTGATGGCCGCGGCACGTCGCGGCATTCACTGCCGGCTGATGCTGGACTCCGCCGGCAGCGTGGCTTTCTTCCGCAGCCCGTGGGCCAATATGATGCGCAACGCCGGCATTGAAGTGGTCGAGGCGCTGAAAGTTAACCTGATGCGTGTTTTCCTGCGCCGTATGGATTTACGTCAGCACCGTAAGATGGTGATGATCGACAACTATATCGCCTATACCGGCAGCATGAATATGGTCGATCCTCGCTTCTTCAAACAGGATGCCAATGTAGGTCAGTGGGTCGATTTAATGGCGCGTATGGAAGGCCCCGTCGCCACCGCAATGGGCATCGTTTATTCCTGCGACTGGGAGATAGAAACCGGCAAACGCATCCTCCCGCCGCCGCCGGATGAAAACATCATGCCGTTTGAAGAAGCCAGCGGCCACACCATCCATACCATTGCTTCAGGCCCAGGATTCCCGGAGGATCTGATTCATCAGGCTTTACTGACGTCCGTCTACGCGGCGCGGGAATACCTGATCATGACCACCCCCTACTTTGTGCCAAGCGACGACCTTCTTCACGCGATTTGTACCGCTGCCCAGCGCGGCGTAGACGTGAGCATCATCGTCCCGCGCAAAAATGATTCCCTGCTGGTCGGCTGGGCAAGCCGCGCCTTCTTTACCGAACTGCTGGCCGCCGGCGTGAAGATCTATCAGTTTGAAGGGGGACTGCTGCATACGAAGAGCGTGCTGGTTGACGGGCAGCTAAGCCTGGTAGGCACCGTAAACCTGGATATGCGTAGCCTGTGGCTCAACTTTGAGATCACGCTGGTGATCGACGATGAAGGTTTTGCCGGTGATTTAGCGGCGGTACAGGATGATTATATTTCACGTTCGCGGCTGTTAGATGCGCAATTGTGGCTAAAACGCCCGCTCTGGCAGCGTATGGCTGAGCGACTGTTTTACTTCTTTAGTCCGTTGCTGTAA
- a CDS encoding ion transporter: MSGNISSPRALLYRFLFDQNTRSGRRFEAFCGLLALLSVAVVFTESSVGSDPRLTFGEWQLFIWLEIIFTLLFTCEYVLRVLTWPKPIGYVFSFWGIIDLATMLPLYVLWLWPEFAIHYYFAWRAMRAIRVLRILKLLRYMPALKSLWRSLINASNQLILFYSFIAIVMVAAGALMYGIEGKANGFTSLGVAVYWAVVTVTTVGYGDIVPHTALGRFVASLLILIGYSVIAIPTGILTSQMSQDMQRRGAVRECTRCHQQDHAANAHYCKTCGEHLPPNEK; the protein is encoded by the coding sequence GTGTCAGGGAATATCTCTTCACCTCGGGCGCTGCTTTACCGCTTTCTGTTTGACCAAAATACCCGTTCCGGACGTCGATTCGAGGCTTTTTGTGGCCTGCTGGCGCTGCTTAGCGTTGCCGTTGTTTTTACCGAATCGAGCGTAGGGAGCGATCCGAGGTTAACGTTCGGTGAATGGCAGCTTTTCATCTGGCTGGAAATCATCTTTACGCTGCTGTTTACCTGCGAATACGTACTGCGCGTGTTGACGTGGCCTAAACCTATCGGCTACGTGTTTAGCTTCTGGGGCATCATCGACCTGGCAACCATGTTGCCGCTGTATGTGCTGTGGCTGTGGCCAGAATTTGCTATTCACTACTATTTTGCCTGGCGAGCGATGCGGGCCATTCGCGTGCTGCGCATTCTGAAGCTTCTGCGCTATATGCCTGCGCTAAAAAGCCTGTGGCGCAGTCTGATCAACGCCAGCAATCAGCTGATCCTCTTCTACTCGTTTATTGCCATCGTGATGGTGGCGGCGGGCGCGCTGATGTATGGCATAGAGGGGAAGGCCAACGGCTTTACCAGCCTGGGCGTAGCGGTCTACTGGGCGGTTGTGACCGTGACCACCGTTGGCTACGGCGATATTGTGCCGCACACCGCGCTGGGCCGATTCGTTGCGTCGCTGCTGATCTTGATTGGCTATTCGGTAATTGCTATCCCGACAGGGATTTTAACGTCTCAAATGTCTCAGGATATGCAAAGACGGGGAGCGGTGAGGGAGTGTACCCGCTGTCATCAGCAGGATCATGCGGCGAATGCGCACTACTGTAAAACCTGCGGCGAGCATTTACCGCCGAATGAGAAGTAA